One Glandiceps talaboti chromosome 2, keGlaTala1.1, whole genome shotgun sequence genomic region harbors:
- the LOC144450911 gene encoding pre-mRNA-processing factor 39-like — protein MADVESAEAQADEQINPETEEREDVEKADESAELMESEPTDEQEEEVKEEITEEGNEEVKEEGNEEVKEEAVESESKPDKAIKIKEERETTPPRSPTPPPPPELAKYWKVVKDNCSDFTGWTYLLQYVEQENHLNCAREAFNAFFDRYPYCYGYWKKFADLEKKFGNLDKACEVYERGTRGIALSIDLWMNYINFYMDNFGKEDDANENIRSLFEKSIVAAGTEFRSDKLWDMYINWEKDQKNLRRVTALYDRLLAIPTQLYSHHFDQFKEYVNCHMPKDILTTDEFLQIRSDIVASIGSSEPDISDDAPPGLEAPPGLEDTESNSKKSDPETGPIREKVIELRKNIFRQTEEEVSKRWAFEEGVKRPYFHVKPLERAQLKNWKEYLDFEIENGSHERVVVLFERCMIACALYEDFWLKYAKYLEPHSNDCTSSVFRRACDIHLPKKPNIHLQWAAYEEQQGNVDVAREVLKKLEQNVPGLAMLSLRRIGLERRQNNLSAVQEMLTEYIKKAKNTTTSSFYALKLARFHSKVENEVEKAKEVLNKALEKDKNNSKLYLQLLDLEFQGAQPNEERIHALFDRVLNSKDIAHDTKVLFSQRKLEFLEDFGSDISKLLTAYDDHQKMNKQHTSKKRSHGNGDDGSQEKKAKHNGNPVDSTASSTYNYSAANWSGYNSSNAYNYQQPPWNTYGQGYYPS, from the exons ATGGCCGACGTAGAAAGTGCCGAAGCACAGGCCGACGAACAAATCAATCCAG AGACAGAAGAAAGAGAAGATGTTGAGAAAGCTGATGAATCGGCCGAGTTGATGGAAAGTGAACCAACAGATGAGCAAGAAGAAGAAGTGAAGGAAGAAATAACTGAAGAAGGAAATGAAGAAGTAAAGGAAGAAGGAAATGAAGAAGTAAAGGAAGAAGCTGTAGAGAGTGAGAGTAAACCTGACAAGGCTATTAAAATTAAGGAAGAAAGAGAAACAACACCACCGCGATCACCAACTCCCCCACCGCCACCAGAGTTAGCAAAATATTGGAAAGTTGTCAAAGACAACTGTTCAGACTTTACTGGGTGGACATACTTATTGCAATATGTAGAACAAGAG AATCATCTGAATTGTGCAAGAGAAGCTTTCAATGCATTTTTTGACAGGTATCCATATTGTTATGGCTATTGGAAGAAGTTTGCAGACCTTGAAAAGAAATTTGGTAACTTAGACAAGGCATGTGAA GTCTACGAAAGGGGAACAAGAGGTATAGCTCTCAGTATTGACTTGTGGATGAACtacatcaacttttacatggacAATTTTGGAAAGGAAGATGatgcaaatgaaaacataaGAAG TCTCTTTGAGAAGAGCATTGTTGCCGCAGGTACAGAATTCCGGTCAGACAAACTATGggatatgtacatcaactggGAAAAGGATCAGAAGAACTTGAGAAGAGTGACTGCGCTTTATGACAGACTACTTGCTATTCCCACTCAACTCTACAGCCACCATTTTGATCA GTTTAAGGAATATGTAAATTGTCACATGCCGAAAGATATTTTAACAACGGATGAATTCTTACAAATAAGATCAGATATTGTGGCTAGTATTGGAAGTAGTGAACCAGATATCAGTGATGATGCACCACCAGGACTAGAGGCTCCACCGGGTCTAGAGGATACTGAATCTAACTCAAAGAAG AGTGATCCTGAAACTGGACCAATACGTGAAAAAGTCATTGAACTGAGGAAGAACATATTCAGGCAAACTGAGGAAGAAGTCAGCAAAAGATGGGCATTTGAAGAAGGG GTCAAGCGTCCATATTTTCATGTAAAACCACTGGAAAGAGCCCAACTAAAGAATTGGAAAGAATACCTAGACTTTGAGATTGAGAATGGTAGTCATGAAAGAGTTGTTGTTCTCTTTGAAAGATGTATGATTGCCTGTGCATTGTATGAAGATTTCTGGCTAAAG TATGCAAAATACCTAGAACCACATAGTAATGACTGTACAAGTTCAGTCTTCAGGAGAGCATGTGATATACACCTACCAAAGAAACCTAATATTCATCTACAATGGGCTGCATATGAAGAACAACAAG GCAATGTTGATGTAGCCAGAGAAGTATTGAAAAAATTGGAGCAAAATGTTCCTGGTTTAGCCATGCTGTCCTTGAGAAGAATAGGGTTAGAAAGAAGACAGAACAACTTGAGTGCTGTGCAAGAAATGCTGACAGAGTACATCAAGAAGGCTAAAAATACTACCACCAGTTCTTTTTATGCTCTCAAACTAGCCAGATTCCATTCCAAG GTTGAGAATGAAGTAGAGAAAGCAAAGGAAGTACTAAACAAGGCACTGGAGAAAGACAag AACAACTCTAAACTCTACCTTCAGCTGTTAGATTTAGAATTTCAAGGTGCACAACCCAATGAGGAAAGAATACATGCTTTGTTTGACAGAGTCCTTAATAGCAAGGATATAGCCCATGATACTAAAGTACTATTCTCACAGAGAAAACTGGAATTCTTAGAAGATTTTGGATCAGATATTTCAAA GCTTCTCACTGCTTATGATGACCACCAGAAGATGAATAAACAACACACAAGCAAGAAACGATCACATGGAAATGG TGATGATGGTAGCCAGGAAAAGAAAGCTAAACATAATGGAAATCCAGTAGACTCAACAGCATCATCAACTTACAACTATTCTGCTGCCAATTGGTCAGGATATAATTCTTCT AATGCATACAACTACCAACAGCCTCCGTGGAACACCTATGGTCAGGGTTACTATCCATCATAG
- the LOC144453839 gene encoding transmembrane protein 179-like: MGLGNILVLAQVTAYVLLFILSFFIVIPIGINQTDLDGNCVLFASGTWHQNATVGKSFFRIDSWGDQSVCNFTMYIGIVSLLLSSILTVRLSLFLFREKDSSFLGAFLTFVVGVFVSVMLFADCVVLTLGFKFFCKQLVLSQGSAVLRCADADLIKWSTDPTLDTSSLIIHFGITEFGCWAAWICWTASLIMSVIKLWKYSQHESLARNIQRERDRLFGNYRSTEII, from the exons ATGGGTCTtggtaatattttagtactagCACAAGTGACGGCGTACGTTTTGCTatttattctttcatttttcatCGTTATACCAATCGGAATCAACCAGACAGATTTGGATGGAAATTGCGTTCTTTTCGCATCAGGTACCTGGCATCAAAATGCAACAGTCGGGAAATCATTCTTCAGAATCGACTCGTGGGGAGACCAGAGTGTGTGCAATTTTACCATGTATATTGGCATAGTGTCCTTACTGCTGTCATCTATACTTACTGTCAGactttcattatttttgtttcgTGAGAAAGACAG TTCTTTCCTTGGTGCCTTCCTTACATTTGTGGTTGGTGTATTTGTTTCTGTGATGCTTTTTGCAGACTGTGTTGTGTTGACACTAGGATTTAAGTTCTTCTGTAAGCAGTTGGTTTTGTCACAGGGTTCAGCAGTTCTCAG ATGTGCTGATGCTGATTTGATAAAGTGGAGTACAGATCCTACACTTGATACGTCTTCATTAATCATCCATTTTGGAATAACAGAG TTTGGTTGCTGGGCTGCATGGATATGTTGGACAGCATCTCTTATCATGTCTGTTATCAAACTATGGAAGTACAGCCAACATGAATCCTTGGCTCGCAATATACAGAGAGAACGAGATAGACTATTTGGTAACTACAGAAGCACAGAAATCATTTAA